Proteins found in one Zea mays cultivar B73 chromosome 1, Zm-B73-REFERENCE-NAM-5.0, whole genome shotgun sequence genomic segment:
- the LOC100192893 gene encoding Protein IMPAIRED IN BABA-INDUCED STERILITY 1, whose product MGCAVSRPGVVSSPSYEDDVSSCSYNMSRSASASADLGSASASASAMSIWSRPVRLEAFKDDDEDERRRRRSGREAAVAAAARLGSVRPCVEGEQAAAGWPAWLSAVAAEAVHGWVPLRADGFEKLEKVGQGTYSSVFRARELATGRLVALKKVRFDSVEPESVRFMAREILILRRLQGHPNVVGLEGLVTSRSSPSIYLVFEYLEHDLAGLSSSPDITFTESQIKCYMRQLLEGLAHCHARGVMHRDIKCANLLVSDGGELKVADFGLANLFAPAPAAPLTSRVVTLWYRPPELLLGATAYEPSVDLWSAGCVFAEMHARRPVLQGRTEVEQIHKIFKLCGSPPDHFWRRSGLSHAAVFRPQQPYPSRLRDTFAASMPDHAFRLLAMLLSLDPAARGTAAAALDAEYFTTAPYACDPGSLPKYAPNKEMDAKFREESRRRSNLRSQGGEGAKRLSWGHKSMQLQDTNQSHVHAEESLPVVAKSGAAVARNDGDSRLLVDLEPVPAIRFSKRHGDDGAGDHAPPYAKTLSSSFKEPARVADRRPLSGPGQLAASTGFAWAKKPRSVARSSTAAAAVTKRSYSKGSGTKNNSSGGGDRARTTSAATATEAAAPYEVEKQEVIKQWAQAADAFSASEAYSSRFRQTLAARQLKNGKMYKGKVSRVDHSGPLLSQPRRIDEFLLHSHEQQVRQAGRRPWFKKGSKKEQHRWQRHGMITLKRRDQNRRCCEQMKGMERVGP is encoded by the exons ATGGGTTGCGCGGTGTCGAGGCCCGGGGTGGTGTCCTCGCCGTCGTACGAGGACGACGTGTCGTCGTGCTCCTACAATATGTCCCGCAGCGCGTCGGCGTCGGCGGACCTGGGctcggcgtcggcgtcggcgtcggcgaTGTCGATATGGAGCCGGCCGGTGCGGCTGGAGGCGTTCAAAGACGACGACGAGgacgagcggcggcggcggcggtcggGGAGGGAGGCTGCGGTAGCGGCGGCAGCGCGGCTGGGGAGCGTCCGGCCGTGCGTGGAGGGCGAGCAGGCGGCAGCCGGGTGGCCGGCGTGGCTGAGCGCGGTGGCCGCCGAGGCCGTGCACGGGTGGGTGCCGCTCCGCGCCGACGGCTTCGAGAAGCTGGAGAAGGTGGGGCAGGGCACGTACAGCAGCGTGTTCCGCGCGCGGGAGCTGGCCACGGGCCGCCTGGTGGCGCTCAAGAAGGTGCGCTTCGACAGCGTGGAGCCCGAGAGCGTGCGGTTCATGGCGCGGGAGATCCTCATCCTCCGCCGCCTCCAAGGCCACCCCAACGTCGTCGGACTCGAGGGCCTCGTCACCTCCCGCTCCTCCCCCTCCATCTACCTCGTCTTCGAGTACCTCGAGCATGACCTCGCCGGACTCAGCTCCTCCCCCGACATCACCTTCACCGAGTCGCAG aTCAAGTGCTACATGCGGCAGCTGCTCGAGGGGCTGGCGCACTGCCACGCGCGCGGGGTGATGCACCGGGACATCAAGTGCGCCAACCTGCTGGTGAGCGACGGCGGCGAGCTCAAGGTGGCGGACTTCGGGCTGGCGAACCTCTtcgcgccggcgccggcggcgcCGCTGACCAGCCGGGTGGTCACGCTCTGGTACCGCCCGCCGGAGCTGCTCCTGGGCGCCACGGCGTACGAGCCCTCCGTCGACCTCTGGAGCGCCGGCTGCGTCTTCGCCGAGATGCACGCGCGCCGCCCCGTCCTGCAGGGCCGCACCGAGGTCGAGCAGATCCACAAGATCTTCAAGCTCTGCGGCTCGCCGCCCGATCACTTCTGGCGCCGCTCGGGCCTGTCCCACGCCGCCGTCTTCCGCCCGCAGCAACCTTACCCGAGCCGACTCCGGGACACCTTCGCCGCGTCCATGCCCGACCACGCGTTCCGACTCCTCGCCATGCTCCTCTCCCTCGACCCTGCCGCCCGcggcaccgccgccgccgccctcgacGCCGAG TACTTCACGACGGCACCGTACGCATGCGACCCCGGGAGCCTGCCCAAGTACGCGCCCAACAAGGAGATGGACGCCAAGTTCCGGGAAGAATCTAGAAG GAGGAGCAACCTCCGGAGCCAAGGCGGCGAGGGGGCGAAGCGGCTGTCCTGGGGGCACAAGAGCATGCAGCTGCAGGACACGAACCAGAGCCACGTGCACGCCGAG GAATCGCTGCCCGTTGTGGCCAAAAGCGGCGCGGCGGTGGCAAGGAACGACGGCGACTCGCGGCTGCTCGTCGACCTGGAGCCCGTGCCGGCGATCAGATTCAGCAAGCGGCACGGCGACGACGGCGCCGGCGACCACGCGCCGCCGTACGCCAAGACCTTGTCCAGCAGCTTCAAGGAGCCGGCCCGTGTCGCGGACCGCCGCCCTCTCTCCGGCCCCGGGCAGCTCGCCGCGTCCACCGGTTTCGCCTGGGCCAAGAAGCCCCGGTCCGTCGCCAGGTCTTCGACGGCGGCAGCCGCCGTCACGAAGCGGAGCTACTCCAAGGGTTCAGGGACCAAGAACAACAGCAGCGGAGGAGGTGACAGAGCAAGAaccacctccgccgccaccgccactgAAGCGGCGGCACCATACGAGGTGGAGAAGCAGGAGGTGATCAAGCAGTGGGCACAGGCCGCTGACGCATTCAGCGCCTCTGAAGCTTACAGCAGCAGGTTCAGGCAGACACTTGCTGCCAGGCAGCTCAAGAATGGAAAG ATGTACAAGGGGAAGGTGAGCAGGGTGGACCACTCAGGGCCGCTGCTGTCACAGCCCCGGCGCATCGACGAATTCCTGCTGCACAGCCACGAGCAGCAGGTCCGGCAAGCTGGTCGCCGGCCATGGTTCAAGAAAG GCAGCAAGAAGGAGCAGCACAGATGGCAGAGGCACGGCATGATCACATTGAAACGGCGTGATCAAAACAGGAGATGCTGCGAGCAGATGAAAGGGATGGAACGAGTTGGGCCATGA